One genomic segment of Hypomesus transpacificus isolate Combined female chromosome 5, fHypTra1, whole genome shotgun sequence includes these proteins:
- the fam222ba gene encoding protein FAM222B: MLACLPRPGDLSLQLLPHTQMNTGLQKWDTTQRMRSAQYPTPAELDAYAKKVANNPLTIKIFPNSVKVPQRNHVRRTVNGLDTSGQRYSPYPPSQASVKAGLLAVIKAPLVKGILKDFDGSRVRLHSEVIMNPPAGPYAASSASTLTLHHPPGGPRPPQSLPPHPQTLQTLQGQAQGQGLRHPPPLSQHPRPQTMSSHAPALAHPQPPALQLQQQHHPQPPPGLQGGRKLPDGDAPPNVTVSTSTIPLSMAAGLHQGRQADLSTIVHQINQFCQARAQGASATSMCEGQIANPSPISRNLLINASSRVSMHSSGPNGPGLPPHNCVMGPADNAAAPVGHPPPNMAAMNRMPVYHNDIKQQQQQHHQQQLQQHHHLQQQQQQHHQQQHQQHQHNHQQQQQMRSWNQHQLAQLQHMQDGGGHPCKHPPRDPGFPCKGLGYPPELCVGQPYALKPPLEKPTPSPPVNNNGMPMAHYTNGHYFQPHVWNSSILPTPNSDSSGSQDLAMPFHGGNPGGAATLDCAPPGGGGHYRPGTGSSGQTTLMQTADYLGGDFQTPCFRDQNLGLMGKMHRPPMNRVGPEAGDGRPSHVQHPGYR, translated from the exons ATGCTGGCCTGTCTGCCGCGGCCAGGtgacctctccctccagcttctCCCCCACACGCAGATGAACACTGGACTTCAGAAAT GGGACACTACACAGAGGATGAGATCCGCTCAGTATCCGACCCCTGCAGAATTGGATGCCTATGCTAAGAAGGTCGCCAACAACCCCCTGACCATCAAGATCTTCCCCAACAGCGTCAAGGTCCCCCAGAGGAACCACGTGCGGCGCACGGTCAACGGGCTGGATACCTCAGGCCAGCGCTACAGCCCCTACCCCCCCTCTCAGGCCAGCGTCAAGGCCGGCCTCCTGGCCGTCATCAAGGCGCCCCTCGTCAAGGGCATCCTCAAGGACTTTGACGGCAGCCGGGTCCGCCTGCACTCCGAGGTGATCATGAACCCCCCCGCGGGGCCCTACGCAGCCTCCTCGGCCAGCACTTTAACTCTCCACCACCCGCCGGGTGGGCCCCGGCCCCCGCAgagcctgcccccccacccccagactcTACAAACTCTGCAGGGCCAAGCGCAAGGCCAGGGCCTCAGACACCCACCCCCTTTATCCCAGCACCCCCGACCCCAGACTATGTCCTCCCACGCCCCTGCACTggcccacccccagccccccgccctccagctccagcagcagcaccatCCGCAGCCCCCTCCAGGCCTGCAGGGGGGCAGAAAGCTGCCGGATGGCGACGCGCCCCCCAACGTGACCGTCTCTACCTCAACCATTCCTCTCTCCATGGCGGCCGGCCTGCACCAGGGCCGGCAGGCCGACCTGAGCACCATCGTGCACCAGATCAACCAGTTCTGCCAGGCGCGGGCCCAGGGGGCCAGTGCCACATCCATGTGCGAGGGGCAGATcgccaaccccagccccatcaGCCGAAACCTGCTCATCAACGCCAGCTCCAGGGTGTCCATGCACAGCAGTGGCCCCAACGGTCCCGGCCTGCCGCCCCACAACTGCGTCATGGGCCCCGCAGACAACGCCGCAGCCCCTGTGggccaccccccacccaacaTGGCCGCCATGAACCGCATGCCTGTCTATCACAATGATatcaagcagcagcagcagcagcaccaccaaCAGCAGTtacaacaacatcatcatcttcaacagcagcagcagcagcatcatcaacaacaacatcaacaacaccaacacaaccaccaacagcagcaacaaatgCGCTCTTGGAATCAGCACCAGCTGGCTCAGCTCCAACACATGCAGGACGGCGGGGGGCACCCCTGCAAGCATCCCCCGAGGGACCCCGGCTTCCCCTGCAAGGGCCTGGGCTACCCTCCGGAGCTGTGCGTGGGCCAGCCTTACGCCCTGAAGCCCCCACTGGAGAAGCCCACCCCCTCGCCCCCCGTCAACAACAACGGCATGCCCATGGCCCACTACACCAACGGCCACTACTTTCAGCCCCACGTCTGGAACAGCAGCATCCTGCCCACGCCCAACAGCGACAGCTCCGGGTCCCAGGACCTGGCCATGCCATTCCACGGGGGCAACCCGGGGGGGGCCGCCACCCTAGACTGTGCCCCCCCCGGGGGGGGAGGCCATTACAGGCCAGGGACGGGCTCCTCCGGACAGACTACTCTGATGCAAACGGCAGATTATTTGGGCGGGGACTTCCAGACGCCCTGCTTCCGAGATCAGAATCTGGGGCTGATGGGCAAGATGCACAGGCCTCCCATGAACCGGGTGGGCCCGGAGGCCGGAGACGGTCGACCTTCTCACGTCCAGCACCCAGGGTACAGATAA